Proteins encoded within one genomic window of Actinoplanes octamycinicus:
- a CDS encoding ricin-type beta-trefoil lectin domain protein — protein MRPYRWGSTASAALLAAALLTAPAPAAAHPIDPSNFQQVTLAKGEPEVGEPMSLAVLPDRSVLHTARNGTLRRTDASGTTAVVGTLPVYSHDEEGLQGVGVDPGFATNRFIYLYYAPPLSTPAGDSPDAGADYSVWQGVNRLSRFTLTADWKLSAEKTVLDVPASRGICCHVGGDIDFDAAGNLYLSTGDDSNPFQSDGYSPLDERADRNPAFDAQRSAGNTNDLRGKILRIKVNTDGSYAIPSGNLFAPGTAGTRPEIYAMGFRNPFRLSVDKATGVVYVGDYGPDAGATSSRGPGGQVEFNRITAPGNFGWPYCTGTNTAAETYADYNFATGSVGAKYDCAGGATNNSPRNTGLGKLPPAKPAWIRYGGDAGSPPAFGTGSESPMGGPVYRYNAANPSTTKFPQDLDGHFFAGEFGRGWIKPIHVGTDGSVGEISNFAWNGKQVMDMAFGPDGALYVLDYGTGYFNGDANSALYRYDYVGGGNKAPTAVASADKTSGQAPLTVNFSSAGSSDPEGGALSYAWKFGDGTTSTAANPAHTYTSNGTYNVTLTVTDPQGATGSGGVQIGVGNTAPTVTISTPANGQLVSFGDTVPYTVTVSDPEDGSVTCSRVKMTYVLGHDQHGHQITSATGCSGSITIPVDGEHDSAANIFPIFDAEYADNGGLITHKQHVLQPRHRQAEHFKTSSGINTFSKPEAEGGKTVGDINNGDWIAFEPYTIANAKTFSARVSSAGAGGTLQIRAGSATGTVLGSATVPVTGAWNVFTDVSGTITNPPAGTTTLYLTFAGGTGALFDLDAFTFTTGGTGRVVGFANKCLDVNGGASADGTKIQLWTCNGSGAQTWQISGQVWRNPQSGKCLDVAGGATANGTKVQLWTCNGSAAQNWVAYPDRTVRNPQSGRCLDVSEVKSDDGQQIHLWDCLAAANQLWSLP, from the coding sequence ATGCGCCCGTACCGATGGGGATCCACCGCCTCCGCAGCCCTGCTCGCCGCCGCCCTCCTGACCGCGCCCGCCCCAGCGGCGGCGCACCCGATCGATCCCAGCAACTTCCAGCAGGTCACCCTGGCCAAGGGCGAGCCCGAGGTGGGCGAGCCAATGAGCCTCGCGGTGCTGCCGGACCGCTCGGTCCTGCACACCGCCCGAAACGGAACGCTGCGCCGGACCGATGCGTCCGGCACCACCGCCGTCGTCGGGACACTCCCCGTCTACTCCCATGACGAGGAAGGTCTGCAGGGCGTCGGGGTGGACCCGGGGTTCGCCACCAACCGGTTCATCTACCTCTACTACGCGCCGCCGCTGAGCACCCCGGCCGGCGACTCGCCGGACGCCGGCGCGGACTACTCGGTCTGGCAGGGGGTCAACCGGCTGTCCCGGTTCACCCTGACCGCCGACTGGAAGCTCAGCGCCGAGAAGACCGTCCTCGACGTGCCCGCCTCGCGCGGCATCTGCTGCCACGTCGGCGGCGACATCGACTTCGACGCGGCCGGCAACCTCTACCTGTCCACCGGCGACGACAGCAACCCGTTCCAGTCCGACGGGTACTCGCCGCTGGACGAGCGGGCCGACCGCAACCCGGCCTTCGACGCGCAGCGCAGCGCCGGCAACACCAACGACCTGCGCGGCAAGATCCTCCGGATCAAGGTCAACACCGATGGTTCGTACGCGATCCCGTCCGGCAACCTGTTCGCGCCCGGGACGGCGGGGACCCGGCCGGAGATCTACGCGATGGGCTTCCGCAACCCGTTCCGGCTCAGCGTCGACAAGGCGACCGGCGTGGTCTACGTCGGGGACTACGGACCGGACGCGGGCGCCACGTCCAGCCGCGGGCCGGGCGGGCAGGTCGAGTTCAACCGGATCACCGCGCCGGGCAACTTCGGCTGGCCCTACTGCACCGGCACGAACACCGCGGCCGAGACCTACGCCGACTACAACTTCGCCACCGGCTCGGTCGGCGCGAAGTACGACTGCGCCGGCGGCGCGACCAACAACTCGCCGCGCAACACCGGCCTGGGCAAGCTGCCTCCGGCGAAACCCGCCTGGATCCGGTACGGCGGCGACGCCGGCTCGCCGCCCGCCTTCGGCACCGGTTCGGAGTCGCCGATGGGCGGACCGGTCTACCGGTACAACGCCGCGAATCCGTCGACCACCAAGTTCCCGCAGGATCTGGACGGGCACTTCTTCGCCGGGGAGTTCGGCCGCGGCTGGATCAAACCGATCCACGTGGGCACCGACGGCTCGGTGGGGGAGATCTCGAACTTCGCCTGGAACGGCAAGCAGGTGATGGACATGGCGTTCGGCCCGGACGGCGCGCTCTACGTCCTCGACTACGGCACCGGCTACTTCAACGGCGACGCCAACTCGGCGCTCTACCGCTACGACTACGTGGGCGGCGGCAACAAGGCGCCGACCGCGGTGGCCTCGGCGGACAAGACCTCCGGGCAGGCGCCGCTGACGGTGAACTTCTCGTCGGCCGGCTCCTCCGATCCGGAGGGCGGCGCGCTCAGCTATGCCTGGAAGTTCGGCGACGGTACGACGTCAACCGCTGCCAATCCGGCGCACACGTACACCAGCAATGGCACGTACAACGTCACGCTCACGGTGACCGATCCGCAGGGCGCGACGGGCAGCGGTGGGGTGCAGATCGGCGTCGGGAACACCGCGCCGACCGTCACGATCAGCACCCCGGCCAACGGGCAGCTGGTCAGCTTCGGCGACACCGTGCCCTACACCGTCACGGTCAGTGACCCGGAGGACGGGTCGGTCACCTGCTCGCGGGTGAAGATGACCTACGTGCTCGGCCATGACCAGCACGGGCACCAGATCACCTCGGCGACCGGCTGCTCCGGCTCGATCACCATCCCGGTCGACGGCGAGCACGACTCGGCGGCGAACATCTTCCCGATCTTCGACGCGGAGTACGCCGACAACGGCGGGCTGATCACCCACAAGCAGCACGTCCTGCAACCGCGGCACCGGCAGGCCGAGCACTTCAAGACCTCGTCCGGGATCAACACCTTCAGCAAGCCGGAGGCCGAGGGCGGCAAGACGGTCGGCGACATCAACAACGGCGACTGGATCGCGTTCGAGCCCTACACCATCGCGAACGCCAAGACCTTCAGCGCGCGGGTCTCGTCCGCCGGGGCCGGCGGCACGCTGCAGATCCGGGCCGGTTCGGCGACCGGGACCGTGCTGGGCAGCGCGACCGTGCCGGTGACCGGCGCGTGGAACGTGTTCACCGACGTCAGCGGCACGATCACCAACCCGCCGGCCGGCACCACCACGCTCTACCTGACCTTCGCCGGCGGCACCGGGGCGCTGTTCGACCTGGACGCGTTCACCTTCACCACCGGCGGCACCGGCCGGGTGGTCGGCTTCGCCAACAAGTGCCTGGACGTCAACGGCGGGGCCAGTGCCGACGGCACCAAGATCCAGCTCTGGACCTGCAACGGCTCCGGCGCACAGACCTGGCAGATCAGCGGCCAGGTCTGGCGCAACCCGCAGTCCGGCAAGTGCCTGGACGTGGCCGGTGGCGCGACCGCCAACGGCACCAAGGTGCAACTGTGGACGTGCAACGGGTCCGCGGCGCAGAACTGGGTCGCCTATCCCGACCGGACGGTCCGCAACCCGCAGTCCGGGCGCTGCCTGGACGTCTCCGAGGTCAAGTCCGACGACGGACAGCAGATCCACCTCTGGGACTGCCTGGCCGCCGCCAACCAGCTCTGGAGCCTGCCATGA
- a CDS encoding ThuA domain-containing protein, whose translation MIRILLSAVLAAAFVPTPAAAADTPYDVLVFSKTAGFRHDSIAAGTTAIRELGAANNFTVTATETFPADLSRYEAVVFLNTTGDVLDAAQQTAFESYIRAGGGYVGVHAAADTEYDWPFYGELVGAWFASHPAIQQATVKVEDRAQAATAHLPQAWIRTDEWYNYRTNARSTAHVLASLDEGSYAGGGMGADHPHVWCKTVSAGRSFYTGGGHTIESYSDAAFRAHLLGGIRYAANRSHADCRPETGYTTLYNGSTAGWSQAGPGGFGNADATLSSTGGMGLYWYSAKQFTSYSLKLDWRMTGDDNSGVFVGFPASPDPWSAVNNGYEIQIDATDAADRTTGSVYTFKGADAAARDAALNPPGEWNGYEIRVEGERLQVFLNGVKINDFTNTDPVRSLAGYVGIQNHGDADHVAFRNVRIKELGTPSRTGPVVGFANKCLDVNGGGSADGTKIQLWTCNGSGAQTWQISGQVWRNPQSGKCLDVSGGGTANGTKVQLWTCNGSGAQNWVAGADRTVRNPQSGRCLDVSEVKSTDGQQIHLWDCLGAANQLWTVP comes from the coding sequence ATGATCCGCATCCTGCTCAGCGCGGTGCTGGCCGCGGCCTTCGTGCCGACACCCGCGGCCGCTGCCGACACCCCCTACGACGTGCTCGTCTTCTCCAAGACCGCCGGGTTCCGGCACGACTCGATCGCGGCCGGCACGACCGCGATCCGCGAGCTCGGCGCGGCGAACAACTTCACTGTCACCGCCACCGAGACCTTCCCCGCGGACCTGTCCCGGTACGAGGCGGTGGTCTTCCTGAACACCACCGGCGACGTGCTGGACGCCGCCCAGCAGACCGCCTTCGAGTCCTACATCCGGGCCGGCGGCGGCTACGTCGGGGTGCACGCGGCCGCCGACACCGAGTACGACTGGCCGTTCTACGGCGAGCTGGTCGGCGCCTGGTTCGCCTCCCATCCGGCGATCCAGCAGGCCACGGTCAAGGTGGAGGACCGGGCGCAGGCGGCCACCGCGCACCTGCCGCAGGCGTGGATCCGCACCGACGAGTGGTACAACTACCGGACCAACGCCCGCAGCACCGCGCACGTGCTGGCCAGCCTGGACGAGGGTTCCTACGCCGGCGGCGGGATGGGCGCCGACCATCCGCACGTGTGGTGCAAGACGGTCAGCGCCGGCCGATCGTTCTACACCGGCGGCGGGCACACCATCGAGTCGTACTCGGACGCCGCCTTCCGGGCCCACCTGCTCGGCGGCATCCGCTACGCGGCGAACCGCAGCCACGCCGACTGCCGCCCGGAGACCGGGTACACCACGCTCTACAACGGCTCGACGGCCGGCTGGTCGCAGGCCGGGCCGGGCGGCTTCGGCAACGCCGACGCGACGCTCTCGTCGACCGGCGGGATGGGGCTGTACTGGTACTCCGCCAAGCAGTTCACCAGCTACTCGCTGAAGCTGGACTGGCGGATGACCGGCGACGACAACTCCGGGGTGTTCGTCGGCTTCCCGGCCTCGCCGGACCCGTGGTCGGCGGTGAACAACGGCTACGAGATCCAGATCGACGCGACCGACGCCGCCGACCGCACCACCGGGTCGGTCTACACCTTCAAGGGCGCCGACGCGGCGGCCCGGGACGCCGCGCTCAACCCGCCCGGCGAGTGGAACGGCTACGAGATCCGGGTCGAGGGGGAGCGCCTGCAGGTGTTCCTCAACGGCGTGAAGATCAACGACTTCACCAACACCGATCCGGTACGGTCGCTGGCCGGCTACGTCGGCATCCAGAACCACGGCGACGCCGACCACGTCGCGTTCCGCAACGTCCGGATCAAGGAGCTCGGCACGCCGTCGCGCACCGGCCCGGTGGTCGGCTTCGCGAACAAGTGCCTGGACGTCAACGGCGGCGGCAGCGCCGACGGCACCAAGATCCAGCTCTGGACCTGCAACGGCTCCGGCGCGCAGACCTGGCAGATCAGCGGCCAGGTCTGGCGCAACCCGCAGTCCGGCAAGTGCCTGGACGTGTCCGGCGGCGGCACCGCCAACGGCACCAAGGTGCAACTGTGGACGTGCAACGGCTCCGGCGCGCAGAACTGGGTGGCCGGCGCCGACCGCACGGTCCGTAACCCGCAGTCGGGCCGCTGCCTCGACGTCTCCGAGGTGAAGTCCACCGACGGCCAGCAGATCCACCTCTGGGACTGTCTGGGCGCCGCGAACCAGCTGTGGACCGTTCCCTGA